A genomic region of Methanothermobacter sp. CaT2 contains the following coding sequences:
- a CDS encoding DUF371 domain-containing protein: MRYTLRARGHPNVTAGHRTTFEVTVDPEIGETADCIIGVSSSDSISTLPDEMKRAIARESSLVRVILRTENGYDEIRGYGHPELTLDHPTDIVCRKSDYICSRTLMIRADKAAFDLDENLVRDLRKGRELKVEIIVEY; this comes from the coding sequence TTGAGATATACTCTGAGGGCAAGGGGACATCCCAATGTCACAGCAGGCCACAGGACAACCTTTGAGGTCACTGTGGACCCTGAGATAGGTGAAACAGCAGACTGCATAATAGGTGTTTCATCATCTGATTCCATATCAACACTTCCTGATGAGATGAAGAGGGCCATAGCACGTGAATCATCACTGGTCAGGGTTATACTGAGGACAGAGAATGGTTATGATGAGATAAGGGGCTACGGGCACCCTGAACTTACCCTTGACCATCCAACAGATATAGTGTGCAGGAAGAGTGATTACATCTGCAGCAGGACGCTGATGATACGGGCTGATAAGGCGGCATTTGATCTTGATGAGAATCTTGTGAGGGATCTGAGGAAGGGCAGGGAACTCAAGGTTGAGATAATAGTCGAATATTAA
- a CDS encoding DUF123 domain-containing protein — MKGTYCLIINCRGTERRIGSLGTVRFPPGFYVYVGSGFSSLEARIKRHLSSEKRRRWHIDHFLDGAEVECVLYTTDKRRLECAVSEKLHGKKSVRGFGCSDCRCKSHLHHFKNKNDATESVKRAFRELGAEVHEWGI, encoded by the coding sequence ATGAAGGGAACATACTGTCTCATTATAAACTGCAGAGGGACTGAGAGGAGGATCGGAAGCCTTGGAACCGTAAGGTTCCCTCCAGGCTTCTATGTATATGTTGGTTCCGGCTTCAGCTCCCTTGAGGCAAGGATAAAAAGACACCTCAGCTCCGAGAAAAGGAGGAGGTGGCACATAGACCACTTCCTGGACGGTGCAGAGGTTGAATGTGTCCTCTACACAACAGATAAAAGAAGACTTGAATGTGCAGTTTCAGAGAAGCTCCATGGCAAAAAATCTGTCAGGGGCTTCGGCTGTTCAGACTGCAGGTGTAAATCACACCTGCATCACTTCAAAAATAAAAATGATGCCACCGAATCTGTAAAGAGGGCCTTCAGGGAACTGGGAGCTGAGGTCCATGAATGGGGGATATGA
- the cfbC gene encoding Ni-sirohydrochlorin a,c-diamide reductive cyclase ATP-dependent reductase subunit codes for MKRIAIYGKGGIGKSTIVSNMAAAYSSEHRVLVIGCDPKADTTRTLYGERLPAVLDVLKENREPDVSEVIHTGFGGVRCVESGGPEPGVGCAGRGVIVAMNLLERLGVFREDIDVVIYDVLGDVVCGGFAVPLREDFADEVYIVTSGEYMSLYAANNIARGIRKLKGKLGGVICNCRGIRDEVEIVSEFASRIGSRLIGAVPRSHLVQESELEARTVIERFPESEQASVYRKLAEDIYRNTEFTVPEPMDQEEFEEFFRKFRVDG; via the coding sequence ATGAAGAGGATAGCCATCTATGGTAAGGGAGGTATAGGTAAATCCACCATCGTCTCAAACATGGCGGCGGCTTACTCATCGGAGCACAGGGTCCTTGTGATAGGATGTGACCCCAAGGCAGATACCACAAGGACCCTCTATGGTGAGAGGCTCCCCGCGGTTCTGGATGTGCTGAAGGAGAACAGAGAACCCGATGTTTCTGAGGTAATACACACAGGATTTGGGGGTGTAAGGTGCGTTGAATCAGGTGGCCCTGAACCAGGTGTGGGGTGTGCCGGGAGGGGCGTCATAGTTGCAATGAACCTCCTGGAAAGGCTTGGAGTATTCCGGGAGGACATTGATGTCGTTATCTATGATGTCCTTGGTGACGTTGTCTGCGGAGGCTTCGCAGTTCCCCTGAGGGAGGACTTTGCAGATGAGGTCTACATAGTTACGTCCGGGGAGTACATGTCCCTTTACGCAGCCAACAACATTGCACGGGGCATAAGGAAGCTCAAGGGTAAACTTGGAGGTGTCATATGTAACTGCAGGGGCATCAGGGATGAGGTGGAGATCGTATCTGAATTTGCTTCAAGGATAGGTTCAAGGCTGATTGGAGCTGTTCCCAGAAGCCATCTTGTCCAGGAGAGTGAGCTTGAGGCCAGGACTGTCATAGAACGGTTCCCTGAGTCTGAACAGGCCTCTGTTTACAGGAAACTCGCGGAGGATATCTACAGGAACACTGAATTCACGGTACCCGAACCAATGGATCAGGAGGAGTTTGAGGAATTCTTCAGAAAATTCAGGGTTGATGGTTAA
- a CDS encoding CBS domain-containing protein, whose amino-acid sequence MIRVKDAMQSDVITVKRTSSIHEAARVLRENRISGAPVVDEDGKLVGIISEGDIMRLIEVHSPSLNLIMPSPLDLLELPLRMKHEYDEIARGIRKAAVMRVEEIMTPKVVTVPPRASVSDAAELMERHDIKRLPVVDEDGRLAGIITRGDIIGAFVK is encoded by the coding sequence ATGATAAGGGTAAAGGATGCTATGCAGAGCGATGTTATAACCGTTAAGAGGACCAGCAGTATCCATGAGGCGGCAAGGGTACTCAGGGAGAACAGGATAAGCGGTGCCCCGGTTGTGGACGAGGACGGGAAACTTGTGGGTATCATCAGTGAGGGAGATATAATGAGGCTCATAGAGGTCCACTCCCCCAGCCTTAACCTCATCATGCCCTCACCACTGGACCTCCTTGAACTCCCCCTCCGCATGAAACACGAATATGATGAGATAGCGAGGGGTATAAGGAAGGCGGCGGTCATGCGCGTGGAGGAGATAATGACCCCTAAGGTTGTAACCGTGCCCCCACGCGCCTCGGTCTCAGATGCAGCTGAGCTCATGGAAAGGCATGACATCAAGAGACTGCCAGTGGTTGATGAGGATGGCAGGCTGGCCGGGATAATAACGAGGGGAGATATAATAGGGGCCTTTGTTAAGTGA
- a CDS encoding peptidase U32 family protein yields the protein MPELLSPAGDFSSLMAALRSGADAVYIGLEGCNMRARADNFRVSEVAEAVERAHDHGSRLYVCTNTALRDDDVERLKNIFPELHSAGVDAVIASDLAAVDLAAECGLDVHVSVQANITNTRTLTILRDMGVSRAILSRELSLREIAGIASASPVEVEVFVHGALCTAISGRCYLSSYLYGRSANCGDCLQPCRKSWRLVSEDGEFDLEVSASEAVRSYLLSPADLCMIEHIPELVDAGVHALKIEGRGRPADYVATVTGVYREALDRYLSGEWRFEERWLSELRKVFNRGFSTGFYFSEPENGSSGNISEYIKEDIGEVVNYYRKVGAARLRLWRPLRVGDEVIIQGKTTGALIQRVKSLQIEGESVEVAEGGEVGLLVEDRVRPGDLVYRRVKRSDS from the coding sequence ATGCCTGAACTCCTATCACCGGCCGGAGACTTTTCTTCCCTCATGGCAGCCCTCAGGTCAGGGGCGGATGCAGTCTACATTGGACTCGAGGGCTGCAACATGAGGGCGCGGGCAGATAATTTCAGGGTAAGTGAGGTTGCAGAGGCTGTGGAGAGGGCCCACGACCACGGCTCAAGGCTGTATGTCTGCACCAACACGGCCCTCAGGGATGATGATGTTGAGAGGCTCAAGAATATCTTTCCGGAACTCCACTCCGCAGGTGTTGATGCTGTCATAGCCTCTGACCTTGCAGCGGTGGACCTTGCAGCTGAATGCGGTCTGGATGTCCATGTAAGTGTACAGGCAAACATTACAAACACCCGTACACTCACCATACTCAGGGACATGGGGGTCTCAAGGGCTATACTCTCAAGGGAACTGTCCCTCAGAGAAATCGCAGGGATTGCGTCGGCTTCACCGGTTGAGGTTGAGGTCTTTGTTCACGGAGCCCTCTGCACCGCCATCTCAGGGAGGTGCTACCTGAGTTCCTACCTCTATGGCAGAAGTGCAAACTGTGGTGACTGCCTGCAGCCCTGCAGGAAGAGCTGGAGACTGGTATCAGAGGACGGTGAATTCGACCTTGAGGTGTCAGCTTCAGAGGCTGTAAGGAGCTACCTCCTGAGTCCCGCGGATCTCTGCATGATCGAGCACATACCTGAACTTGTTGATGCAGGGGTCCATGCACTTAAAATTGAGGGCCGAGGGCGCCCTGCTGATTACGTTGCAACGGTGACAGGTGTCTACAGGGAGGCCCTGGACAGGTACCTCAGTGGTGAGTGGAGATTTGAGGAGCGCTGGCTCAGTGAACTTCGAAAGGTCTTCAACAGGGGCTTCAGCACGGGATTCTATTTCAGCGAACCTGAGAACGGTAGCAGTGGAAACATATCCGAATACATCAAGGAGGACATTGGAGAGGTAGTTAATTATTACAGGAAGGTCGGTGCAGCAAGGCTACGACTATGGAGACCCCTCAGGGTGGGTGATGAGGTTATAATCCAGGGAAAAACCACCGGGGCCCTCATACAGCGTGTTAAGTCCCTCCAGATAGAGGGGGAATCGGTAGAGGTGGCTGAAGGTGGGGAGGTTGGGCTCCTTGTTGAGGACAGGGTCCGGCCAGGGGATCTTGTCTACAGGAGGGTTAAGAGGTCTGATTCCTGA